Proteins from a genomic interval of Geodermatophilus obscurus DSM 43160:
- a CDS encoding dihydrofolate reductase family protein, whose product MARVIAGMTVSLDGFVQDANGSADALYPDLAELQDSPYMKAMQERTGAVLMGRRTFDMAGDPDGYADGYELQVPILVVTHTPPPVEPKRNERLFFTFATEGVESAVAQAAEAAGERDVTVVGGVDLNRQLLAAGLVDELHVDVMPVLLGSGLRLFDGTPLLLEELGVEEAGARTSLRFRVVR is encoded by the coding sequence ATGGCCAGGGTGATCGCGGGGATGACGGTGTCGCTGGACGGCTTCGTGCAGGACGCGAACGGCAGCGCGGACGCGCTCTACCCGGACCTGGCGGAGCTGCAGGACTCGCCCTACATGAAGGCGATGCAGGAGCGGACCGGTGCGGTGCTGATGGGCCGCCGGACCTTCGACATGGCCGGCGATCCGGACGGTTACGCCGACGGCTACGAGCTGCAGGTGCCGATCCTCGTCGTCACCCACACGCCGCCCCCGGTCGAGCCCAAGCGCAACGAGCGGCTGTTCTTCACGTTCGCCACCGAGGGTGTCGAGTCCGCCGTCGCGCAGGCGGCCGAGGCGGCGGGGGAGCGCGACGTGACCGTGGTCGGCGGCGTCGACCTGAACCGTCAGCTGCTCGCGGCGGGGTTGGTCGACGAGCTGCACGTCGACGTCATGCCCGTCCTCCTCGGTTCCGGGCTCCGGCTGTTCGACGGCACGCCGCTGCTGCTGGAGGAGCTCGGCGTCGAGGAGGCCGGCGCACGCACCAGCCTGCGGTTCCGCGTGGTGCGCTGA
- a CDS encoding TetR/AcrR family transcriptional regulator: MPRQPASRPARERLLAAAAELFYEQGIAATGVDAVLARAGVSPSTLYAHFPGKDALVAAYLEDRHQAWVETWDEVLAELTDPVERLLSVFDAVALHRAREGNRRGCAFLAAATELPVGHPGQRWLEADSRLLADRLRELAVAAGIEDADEVAAGLLLLYDGALAREARNATIADLARGNPLDQARSLAASLLAVHAPERH, encoded by the coding sequence GTGCCCAGGCAGCCCGCGAGTCGTCCGGCGCGCGAGCGGCTCCTCGCCGCGGCCGCCGAGCTGTTCTACGAGCAGGGGATCGCCGCGACGGGGGTCGACGCCGTGCTGGCCCGTGCCGGCGTCTCGCCGTCCACGCTGTACGCGCACTTCCCAGGCAAGGACGCGCTGGTGGCGGCCTACCTGGAGGACCGGCACCAGGCGTGGGTGGAGACATGGGACGAGGTGCTCGCCGAGCTCACGGACCCCGTCGAGCGCCTGCTGTCGGTCTTCGACGCCGTGGCGCTCCACCGCGCCCGGGAGGGGAACCGGCGGGGGTGTGCGTTCCTCGCCGCGGCCACCGAACTGCCGGTCGGGCACCCGGGTCAGCGGTGGCTGGAGGCCGACTCCCGCCTGCTCGCCGATCGGCTGCGGGAACTGGCTGTCGCCGCCGGCATCGAGGACGCCGACGAGGTCGCCGCCGGACTGCTGCTCCTCTACGACGGGGCGCTGGCACGGGAGGCGCGCAACGCGACCATCGCCGACCTCGCACGGGGCAACCCGCTGGACCAGGCCCGCTCTCTCGCGGCCTCGCTCCTGGCGGTCCATGCCCCCGAGCGGCACTGA
- a CDS encoding MFS transporter, whose amino-acid sequence MSVIGATYGLARYGYGLYLPEFRSAFPLSTTGAGGIASGSFVAYCLTAALAGRLVVRGRARRALWLAGGSAALGSAVVATAWSWQVLAVGALVAGSGAGFATPALVEAVAATVPAEAEPRAQGVVNSGTGAGIVLGGLVVLAAPGTWREAWAGFAVVALLATWWADRSTAWPSGHHRPAPGPGGSPVRTLRRPLAAAAVAGAGSASVWTFGRDLLTDAGLPSAVTGLLWCLLGAAGLVGGLSGHLVDRVGVRVAWPVSVGLCAAAVLLLAAAPGSLPASAVALACFGAAFVALSGVLIAWGADTAPHAAGQAAAVVFIGLTAGQAIGAGVLGALAGVTGVPVTFVVAAGLLAVAATATCSRGDGAARRPRGGRAAPPGPVLEVGMADPSGRPRASDP is encoded by the coding sequence TTGTCGGTCATCGGGGCGACGTACGGCCTCGCCCGCTACGGCTACGGGCTGTACCTGCCCGAGTTCCGCAGCGCCTTCCCGCTCTCGACCACGGGGGCCGGCGGCATCGCGTCGGGCAGCTTCGTGGCCTACTGCCTGACCGCGGCCCTCGCCGGACGCCTCGTCGTCCGCGGACGTGCCCGTCGGGCGCTGTGGCTGGCCGGCGGCAGCGCGGCGCTCGGCTCGGCGGTGGTGGCGACCGCCTGGTCGTGGCAGGTGCTCGCCGTGGGGGCCCTCGTCGCCGGGAGCGGAGCCGGCTTCGCCACCCCGGCCCTGGTGGAAGCGGTCGCGGCCACGGTGCCGGCCGAGGCCGAGCCGCGGGCGCAGGGCGTCGTCAACAGCGGGACCGGAGCCGGCATCGTCCTCGGGGGGCTGGTCGTCCTCGCGGCGCCGGGGACGTGGCGGGAGGCCTGGGCCGGCTTCGCGGTGGTGGCGCTGCTGGCCACGTGGTGGGCCGACCGCTCCACGGCGTGGCCGTCAGGACACCACCGGCCCGCACCCGGACCCGGGGGTTCCCCGGTGCGGACCCTCCGGCGTCCCCTGGCGGCTGCCGCGGTCGCGGGGGCCGGGTCGGCCTCGGTGTGGACGTTCGGCCGCGACCTGCTGACCGACGCCGGGCTCCCCTCCGCGGTCACCGGTCTGTTGTGGTGCCTGCTCGGGGCGGCCGGGCTCGTGGGTGGGCTCAGCGGCCACCTCGTGGACCGGGTCGGTGTGCGCGTCGCCTGGCCGGTGAGCGTCGGCCTCTGCGCTGCCGCGGTGCTGCTGCTCGCCGCCGCGCCCGGCTCCCTGCCGGCCTCGGCCGTGGCGCTCGCCTGCTTCGGCGCGGCCTTCGTCGCGCTCAGCGGAGTGCTCATCGCCTGGGGCGCCGACACGGCGCCGCACGCGGCAGGACAGGCAGCGGCCGTGGTCTTCATCGGGTTGACCGCAGGGCAGGCGATCGGGGCCGGCGTCCTCGGGGCGCTCGCCGGGGTCACCGGCGTCCCGGTGACGTTCGTGGTCGCGGCGGGTCTCCTCGCGGTGGCGGCCACGGCGACGTGCAGCCGCGGCGATGGGGCAGCCCGCCGTCCCAGGGGCGGTCGAGCGGCACCGCCGGGTCCCGTACTCGAGGTGGGGATGGCCGATCCGTCCGGTCGACCGCGCGCGTCCGACCCGTAG